CTTATAAAAAACAACTAGTTTCTCTTCTTGCTGTGTTGTTCAAGAAAAAAAGGGTTCTTatttagaaaaataccttcacAGAATAGTTTTTTGAAAGTTGTCAAGGATAGTTTTATTAGTCTTTTCGCATTATTTCTCTTCATGTCTCTGGGATTTGGaaaggagaaaaaagaaaagttttttttttttttttcaaatttttgctCTCCATTTCTTTTCCCTTGAGCCAAACAAACTAAAGTAGAGACACTCATTGTTTTTTATTCTCCCTTTTTCCTTTCATTCCATTTTTCTCCAGCCAAATTGTCCCGACGCCTCTTCTTATTTAGGTAACCCAGGAgggaaaaagaaatgaaaggaaTACATCTTATTTAGGAAAGGAGGAGAAAAAatctcttttatattttttatgccttttctttgaTATGTAATGTTTGAACCCAGATCTCCCTTACCTCACCTCCTCATTACCCACTTAACTCAAGCTTCAGACCCTCGTTTTAAACCTTTACAATTTTATTGATACAAAAAGTGCGTTGATATGAAATTTACAGCTTAGGCCATAAAGTATATagaatgttcatttattatttactttttctTGATTGCAGCATGTATCAATTCTCAACATATTGGATAGGACAAAAGAAACTGATATCTCAGTATACTCtgatgtttcaaaaattttgtaaaCCTCCATTGGGATTTGGCAAAAAGATGTGGATGTTCCCTGAAATAGGCCTCctaaatatttgatttttgggacactTATACTCCTTCTTAAGCTcgtttttttgtaaaatataagagAAAGTTTATATCTTTCTATAAAATCTCAGGGAGCTATgtgtctttttaccaaatctcaagGGCGTTTTACATTGTGTTGGCAGATTTTTGGTGTATCAATCAGAGATTTCAAATTGAGAAGCAAGATTCCTCATGCACATAGGGATTGTGGCCATGTaattgtggttttcttttggagGTGGGTTGATTCTTCCCTGGTGGATGAGGTCTACCTTGTTGTAGAATGTCGCCAACATATGAGGCTTGTGCACCTTTTCCATTAGAGTATCCATTTTCGGGTGAAAGGAAAACCAGGATAACTGTTTTTAACATGTAGCTAGGATTGAGTCATGGCTAGATTAATTTGGCACAAAAAAAAGATGTTCTGCAAGACTTGGGGCATGAAACACAAAATCAGTTGTATATAACTCAAAAAGATATCACAAAAGATACATTGCCTCTTTGCTAAACTCATAAGAGGATGGTATTTAGAATATGTTCAGATAAGGATATTGGGGATGGAATGTATAGGTTGCTGAAATGAGAGACTCCATGGTTTAAAGGATAATTTATCGATATTATTTGAATTTTCCTTGCTTCTTGTGTGGACAGACTAATAGAAGTTACTTCTTTGAGGAGGTTATGAAGATGTTTGGGTTTATCAAAATATAATAAAGCTAAGGTTGAGCATATATATGAGGAGAAGGATGGGAGGAGCCTGGACAGAAAAAAATTTTTTTCCCTGAATATGCAAGCCTTGGATCAACAATAAGGTTACTCCTTTGTGATTGGGATGGTCATGGATTAAAGTAATAAGGAAAACTGTCTCTttgcataaaagcaggggtaaaGCTGCATACGATGTGATGACCATCCCCCTACGCTCACACAGTGGGAAGCCTTGCGGCCTGGAGATGCCCTTTATGCCAGACTTAATTATCTGAGAAAACCAGTTTGCCCACTGGAGTGGCTGAGGATGTGAGAGAATTTTCTGTTTAAATCGTACATCCTTGGGAAAAAAGACATACCCATTTCTATGTGAATATACTATCCTAGGAGTTGTAGCTGGAATTTTCCTACTCCCCTTTTGATTGATAGGTTTTCCTTGATTATGGAATGGTATTGTTGTTCAGATTGTTTTGAAAGATCCACTTTTGTAaccacttaattttcttttcccttgAATTTCTTTAGACAAGCAGGCACCCCAATATCATCATTGGCATGCATCTGTTTGCATGATTCTAATTCAGTCTATGGGATTCAAAGAGGAGGCTGGTTCTGTAAACTTTTCTTGAGTTCCTGTGAACTTTAATATGACTTTATTTCCATAGGGGAGAACTTTTctacggagtagaggctgagttagaattatagagagaagctttggaatctaaaggctttaggataagtaaaaataagatagaatatatgaaatgtattttaagtaatgataggaggaacattggagacaaagttaaacttgatcacgaagaaataaataacacttgcagatttcaataccttggatctattatgcaagttgaaggagaaattgaaaatgatgtaatgcatagagttaaagcaagttgggtaaaatggagaagtattTCAAGTGTActctgtgatcatagaatacccttaaaattgaaaggggagtttaataggacagctataagaccaactatgctatatggattggaatgttgggtgaggaaaaaacataatattcaaaaagtaaaagttgccgagatgagagtgcgtagatggatgagtggtataacattgaaagataaattaaggaatgaacatattcgcggtaggttaggtgtagctcttatagaagataagataagggagggacaactcagatggtatagACTAcatttgcaacgtaggccacatagtgcactagtGAGAAAGAGTAAGTTAATTACCGTGGGggacagtagaaggggtaagggtagacctaaaataacttgggaggagatagtgagtaaggatttaatatccttgaatctgtcaaaagaaatgatccatgatcgcataaattagcggaaaatgattcatatagtcgaccccacctagtggggcttaaggtttggttttgttattgttgttgttgttgttataggACAGAAAGAGTTTATCTGATTGAGGCAAATATAATGAAATTTGACATGTTATTAACAAATCCTAAGAATTGTTGTTAATAGCATACAAAGCCTAATTCATCTGGAAAACGGAATAAGGTTGGAGAGTATATTGCCTATCAGATATAGTCATCTTTAAACTCAATTGTGCATGATTCCATGTTGTAGCACTAGAAAGCTGAATTGTTTAAGAAGCTTTTTATGTTCTTGGTTATCTTTTAAGAAGAGAAGGATATCATTGATATAAACTGGGGAGTTCTAGATAATGGTGATTTCCTTATATAAGCATAATggagtgctttttttttttttttttttatgtcaaaggGCATGATCATTCACTGATAATGATGATTTGCTATGTAAAATACGATTTTGGGTTATTTTTTAGATGGATACCTAGTTGCCAAAATCATGTTGTTAGGTCAAACTTGGAGAAGACTTGTATTTAGTAGCGCTACTGGAATAGTAAATGCTTATGTGCGAGAGGAAACCTCATTTGCAAGAGAGCAAGAGGCAAGTAGTTAATAacccattttaatttttcggcAAACTTGTTCTGCTTTTTTATTCACGAAGAAAGCTTCACATGCTCATGGTGTTGAAGTTTCTTTGATAAGCCCTTCATTGTGGAGTTGCATCAGCTCCTTTGTGTCCAATGAATAGTGACACGGATTAATGCCTATTTGGCATATCTTGATTGTATTAACATCTTCACTCTTCTTAAAATACAACCTGGCAAAGAAGTTTGTGTTTAGCCAAAATGGACTAGAACACTTGTTCTTGAACTCATAATGGCAATCATCACATGAGGACTGTATCATTTCTGATTTTACTAACTCGAATGGTTGTGATAGATACAAAGATGGAGCTTGAGATTCAATGTggaatcatttttaaaatttagatcTTTTGAACCACTAAGCTTTGCGAGTTTGTGGAATAGGTCAAATTAAATAAGAACTGGCTTGCTTATCTTGTAGACAAAATTTTCTCCATTGCCTGCCTTGTAATTTAGAATTGCGGCTCCTGATCAGCAAGTTTCAAAGAAAGAGTTAATGGGCAAAGTGTAGACTTGAGTTGTTGGACCAGCCTGTGAAAATGAGAACTAGATTTCTAGCATCATGTGCAGCAGTTCGTGTCTGGAGGACTGAGGTTATGTCTTGTCCTCTTTTGTTTACTGCATCGAGCTTCTTTCCTCAAGCTTGAATCTTTTGTACTGGTGTTTCTTTTTTACTTGAACGCTTACATACTGCATGGAGCTTCTTTCCCATAGAGATGATATCATCAATGTTTTTAATTTGGTTGTACATTTTCTCTATGCAATTAGAGGATTCTGGTAGAGTTCTACAAGCCAGCAGGTCTCAATTGCAACTCCTGCATTGTTCATAAGCTTTGATGTCTCATCTCCAAGCAGGTTGGGTAGGGAGATGGGTAGTATGCCCTCCCCTTGTACACGCATGGTTAAAACCCAAGATGAAAACTGCATGGATGGATTTGACTCTGAGTTTTGCATCATTCAATTTTATGTATTTTGCATTCACATGCTTATGGTATGAGATTGCATGTTTGGAGTTGGAAAACATTTTTCAGCATGATCTGGCTAGTGTCAGTCCATGTTAATTGCCACCGTTTctgtaaaattttctttttccacAGTTTATGTAGTTGTGCCTACTCATATTTTTGGATTCACTGATCAAGATAGACCAGCTCATGCTAATTACTATCAGATTCCGTAAATTTTCCCTTCTACCACCAAAGGAGAGTTTGTGCATGCGAGGAATAGAAAGAAAaggattaaaaaataatatgtaATATGATTTAATAGATTGCAGGTTATTCCTTCTTTTTGTCAGAGAACTTGGTAGCTTAAATTATGTAGATTCTTTAAGTAAGATTTTATTGCCACTGTCTCAGGTCTACGATGTATCCCCCTTCATGAATGATCATCCTGGAGGTGATGAAGTGCTGCTAACAGCCACCGGTGAGTTTCCAAATACAAATCCCTTCACCAACTTGGTCATTATTTTTCATCTTGCCTGCTGAAATACAAGCAGGAACACATGTGAACATATTAGTAGTGAAATGGGCTTGAATTTCCACAGGAAAGGATGCAACAGATGACTTTGAACAAGTTGGGCACAGCAATTCTGCTAGAGAGTTGATGGAGAAGTATTGCATTGGCAACATTGATAGCTCCACAAATCTAGTGAGACGCAAGTACAGGCCACCTCCGCGAATAACTGATGGACGAGCCCGGAGAATACAGGGAGTTGTGATTTTGATACTGAAATTTCTGTTACCCCTTTTGATGTTGGGATTGGCATTTGGTTTGCCACTCTTCGGCAAGAAGGATTAGCTCCCATCCATTTGTCCATGGAGTTTCTGCAGTGATCCAAGTGAGCCCTCTACTGCAACTAAACTGGGTCAACGCATGGTCACTGCCAAGCGGGTGAGGAGAGAATTTCGGTAGTATTAGTATCTTGCAATAATAATTCCTGTTGTGCTGTTTATGAACATCAATCTCAACTTTGCTAGCATGCCCTGGTTTCATACCTAAACAAGTGAGCGCATATTGTACTCATGGGATGTGTGTTCAAtgtttcttaatttattttttataattaaataaaatttatattttatatttcctTTATCTTTATAAAATAGtagttttctttctttatttatttttatgtttatgatGCTCAATTTGTCAAATTATGAATTATTGGAAGAAgttagaaaaaatatttgttaaaatttaaaattattgggCTATCCATGTATGCCAAAGGTCTCTAGTTGTGGATTACTTATGAAAaagttataattttttataattagtTATGAAGCATTTAAGAGCTTATTTAGCTGTggggaactttttttttttttttttcaattttccaaagaACTGTGAAgattttagcttatttttttcaatatttatattaaaaatttagaaaatcaagagtttatttaaatgtaaaaaataattttgcattttttatttttgaatttcaaaaatatttgcaaAGAAAGGCGacttattttcaatttcaaaaaatcatattAGGCAACACTTGGAATCATGAATTTTAAGACTTGAATTTGGACTTATTTTGATTTAAAAGAAATTCAATAcattatttacaaaaattaaagtCCATTTGAAAAACTTCGGGATTGTTTATATGAGAACTGCAGACCTACCTTGAAATCAATGATCGAAAACTTGGACAAAGGAAGTTTGAAAACTTTGATAAAACTTGAAGACTTTGAATGAATTTGTTTGAAAGTATGaatttcttataaaaaaaaaatcatagaacCTTCATGTAAaatataagcaaactccaccaatTGCACTTTAATAAAAGTAGAGATTCAAAAACGTGAAAAATTTCGGGAAAGAAAAGTATGAAAAAGTGCAAAAAATGTACTCTTAGGATTCGACTATCGACCACTTGTAGAGGAGTAGTCAACCACCTAGTAGCATAATGACTAACTTTTCAAAAATAGGGGGCGGTCGACCACCAAAATGGGTTAGTCGACCGCCTGCAGAACAACAATGAACACACATGCATATTTCAACATGTTTTTTCTTCTAGAATTGAAAATCCTAAGTCTACTAATATGTAACTATCAACATGGAATGAcacaaaaaaaataacaaatcaaatCACACACACAAAAGCCTTCATACATCTTGCATTCAATCATATGCGAAAAATGAATCAAAATTGGGAAGTGATAGAAATTGACCTTGATGAAGAATTTTACTCTATAGATCAAGTGGAGGACCTCTCTATCTTAAATTACTCCCTAAATACCTAAAGCCAAGTGGTACGAAATgaatttccctttttttctttcaagGTAAATACCTAATGCAAAGACCCCTCATCACACTTGAAAACTCCCCTCCTCGTACTTGGACGTGCCAATTTCTCTCCCCCCGCATGGTTCTTTTGTAGACCTCTAATGGAAGGGAAGGAAAATTCTTGAAAGTCGAGGTGTAgccccaagaggtggggtgaattgggttattaaaattttcttttaattatttttaagaacCTCTAACCTCTTATTAATTTAGCAAATACACAGCAAAAGCTTActtatttaatcaatcaacaaccacacttaatctcaacacaagtaaacaataaTCAAGCAATTCAATCAAACACAACATACTCAATCAAAAATAAGACGTAGCACTTTTCAACTTTAGCAAGAACTCAAGGTAGAGTTCGTTTGTAACCCTGTTTCTttcaagccctgtaatgaatgaaattttcttgctctctctcaactaagatttctgcaaacgattaaacaacgtactcccttttgggtttccgcaaaaatTTAATCAAGCGcactttcttaagttaagagtcttcttaatcttggtttttgattttcagcaacctgcacttagtatacacaccacacaatatatatatatatgtgtgtgtgtgtgtgtgtgtgtgtgtgtgtgtgtgtgtgtgtgtgtgtgtgtgtgttgaaaataaagagaagggtaagagtgagaccaagatttttatgaggttcggcttatccccagcctatgtcctcgccttaggccaataccacctaatgattccactataccactcctttctgggtagagcaaacctttacaaatccctctttaaaggtaaagccccctctccaagagatagcccacacttggtccaacgatccaaacaatccttaaaT
This region of Malania oleifera isolate guangnan ecotype guangnan chromosome 10, ASM2987363v1, whole genome shotgun sequence genomic DNA includes:
- the LOC131165983 gene encoding cytochrome b5-like, with the translated sequence MASNPKVFAFDEVEKHDDRKDCWVIIHGKVYDVSPFMNDHPGGDEVLLTATGKDATDDFEQVGHSNSARELMEKYCIGNIDSSTNLVRRKYRPPPRITDGRARRIQGVVILILKFLLPLLMLGLAFGLPLFGKKD